In Runella sp. SP2, the genomic window AAAACAGGATTGAGGTTAGGTTTACCAATACGTACAAAAACAACCAGAAAATCGCCATAATCAAGCTAACGGTGGTATTGTAGCGTTGATTCAAAAACTGAGGCATGGTAAATATCCTGTTTTTGAGGTAGATAGGCATAAAGAATATCCCTACAACAAGGAGTGTTGCGGCCGCCATCCATTCATAAGTAGAAATGGCAAGTCCCATCAAAAACCCATTTCCTGACATTCCGATAAACTGCTCTGCCGAAATGTTGGAGGCAATAAGAGAGGCGCCAATCGCCCACCAAGTCAGTGAACCTTCGGCGAGGAAGAAGTCGGTGGTACTTGCTTCGGCTGATTTTTTTCGTTGGTAAATCCAGTAACCGTAGCCTGCGACTACGACAAAATACACTAGAAAGACTAAGTAGTCTAGGGTTTGGAGTTTTTGCATTTTAATTGCTGGGAGGTTAGTTGTTATTAGGGTCAAATACGTCGCAAGATACGGAAACGTCCATAAAAAAGTAGAAAAAATACCGTTTTAATACTATTTTACAAAATAATCGTTCGGTTGCCGTGAATAAACACACGGTCGTTGAAAACCAGCTTCAATGCCTTCGACAACACCGATTTTTCAGTGTCTTTACCAAGAGTGGCCATGTCAAATGCCGTCAAGCGGTGATCTACTTCCTTCACATCTTGGGCAATGATGGGGCCTTCGTCCAAATTATCGTTTACAAAATGCGCCGTCGCTCCAATGATTTTTACCCCTCTGTCGTATGCTTGTCGGTACGGATTAGCCCCAATAAACGCAGGTAAAAACGAATGGTGAATATTGACAATTCGGTTAGGGTAATGTTTCACAAAGTCCGAAGTAAGCACGCGCATATATTTGGCTAACACCAGATACTCAGGCTGATAGATTTCGAGGGTGCGTAAAATTGCCTCTTCGTGCTCTTCGCGGGTTTTGTGTTCGTGGGAGATGTAGTGAAAAGGAATCCCAAATTTGCTCACCAACGGCTGCAATGTATTATAGTTACTCACCACCGCCTGAATCGTTGCGTCAAGTTCATCAAAAGCGTACCGTATCAACAACTCGCCAAGGCAATGATGCTCTTTGGTGACAAATAAAATCACGTCTTTCTTTTTCTTTGGATTCAACCGTAGGTTAAGTCCCGCAGGAAGTGTAGCCGTTAAATCATCCAAAATACTCTTCGGATTCCCCTCTCCCTCAAATTCAGTACGCATAAAAAATTGACCCGACGGACTCACGTATTCGTCCTGACTAATAATATTTTGGTTGTGATTGTACAGCACATGCGTGACTTGGTAGATGAGTCCTTTGTGGTCTGGACCATCCATGAGGAGAATCTGCTTCATTCGAAGGTCAAAGTTGAATTGGTATTTTTGTTCAAATGTACGAATTAAGGCTATTTTACCCATTTTTTGAGCAAATATCCTTCTTATTCACCGCCGTTAGTGTAAATCCCCCCCTTTGGGTGAACCCTCACACGTAGCCTAGGTAGTAGTTTTGGACTACCAAACTCATACAGCTATGTTTCGTTTTACATTACTTTTATTGCTTTGTGGGGCTACACATGCTCTTTTTGCCCAAACACTCTCTGGACGCGTCACGGATGAAGTCGGGAAAGGTGTTGAATTTGCCACCGTTACTCTTTTACGAGCCAATGATTCGACCCTCGTCAAAGGCGAAATTACGGATGCTCAAGGGGATTTTTCCTTCGAAAAAGTCGCTTTTGGCCGTTTTTTTGTTCGAGTTAGTCAAGTTGGCTACGCGCCGTTTAGCAGCCCTATTTTTGTCCTCAATTCCGAAACACCTACCCTTCATTTACGCACGTTGGCTCTGACCCAAGCCGCGCAAAACCTCAACGAAGTCACGGTGCGCAGTACCAAACCCTTTATCGAACGTCAACTTGATAAAACGATTGTCAATGTCGAAAACAGTATTGTCAGTGCGGGAAGCAATGCGCTCGAAGTGCTTGAACGCTCACCTGGCGTAGTTATTGACCCAAACGACAACCTCAGCCTCAAAGGTAAGCAGGGTGTTGTGGTGATGATAAATGGTAAACCTTCCGTTATTTCTAACCAAGACCTTGCCAACTACCTGCGAGGCTTGCCTGCCAATACCCTAGAAAAAATTGAAATCATCACCAATCCGTCGGCCAAATACGACGCCGCAGGAAACGCGGGTATTTTGAATTTGGTACTAAAAAAAGACCAAAGCCTCGGCACCAACGGCACGCTAAGTTTGTCGTATGGGCAAGGCGTTTACGCAAAAACGACCGAAGGAGTAACGTTCAACCACCGCAACAAAAAAATCAACCTCTACGGAAACTATAAT contains:
- the purU gene encoding formyltetrahydrofolate deformylase codes for the protein MDGPDHKGLIYQVTHVLYNHNQNIISQDEYVSPSGQFFMRTEFEGEGNPKSILDDLTATLPAGLNLRLNPKKKKDVILFVTKEHHCLGELLIRYAFDELDATIQAVVSNYNTLQPLVSKFGIPFHYISHEHKTREEHEEAILRTLEIYQPEYLVLAKYMRVLTSDFVKHYPNRIVNIHHSFLPAFIGANPYRQAYDRGVKIIGATAHFVNDNLDEGPIIAQDVKEVDHRLTAFDMATLGKDTEKSVLSKALKLVFNDRVFIHGNRTIIL